The Sparus aurata chromosome 12, fSpaAur1.1, whole genome shotgun sequence sequence GGTTATTATACTATATACGGCCTCCAACCAGATTAAAGTGTAATGACCCTGTGTTGCATAATGACTAATAAATGACCTTATATTTTATAGGACCGACCACTCCAGTCAACCAGCGTTTTAGTTACTACCCTGTTAACTTGTCCTGTGGAGGCTTCAGACAATctgagcaccacacacacacacacacacacacacacacacagactgcctGTTAAAATGTGATTGACACTTAATCTGTGtctgcataacttttggtggtGGGCTACTTGGAAAAGAATCCAACATGTGTCATGAAAGGTATCCCGCAGACACCATTTGTTTCTAACAATAACTACTGAGGAGTGACACGGACAGCTGCCCTAAatggcctcacacacacacacacacacacgaccgaCCAGTGGAAACAGCTTCTTAACAGAGTATATTGTCAGTTTTTACACACACGCTGATGGATTCTCGTCCTGCCTGGTGTGTAACCTACCTGCTCtttctgttttgtaatgttATCAGTGAGAAGCTCCACTCTCCACTCTCTGGTGGGTCAGTTGCAGAGTCGATCCGTCAAGGTCGTCCTCCTCAACACGTTTACCTCGTGTCTTTCATGAGGAGGGGGAGCGGTCACCTACTGCCCTCTGAGGGAGGCTTCAGTGTGTCTGATCCTGGAGGGTTAAACACAACAATCCTCCTTTTGTcagtttttcattaaaaaaaacaccaaggaGGAATTAATACAGCACAAATCAGTGCTtcaatgtttttgctttttctggTATTATCTTACACTGACTGCATGATGTGTCCTCGTGTCTACTTCCACTCTGTGAATTTTGTCTTTCAAGACAAACTTAACCAACATCGCTTTACCTTAACACATCTTTTAGCATTTTAAAGCATATTAATATTTGCAAAATGGCTTATAAGACACCATAATATCGctttaaacatattttcctaCAGTTTCATTTATGATTTGTTTATACACCTGCCTCCATTTATAGATTCCCACAGGAGGCGTTCTAAATGTTGACAAATACATTGATAAACCTTCACACGTGCTCACAACTAGGTTATAGTGTAATCTGAACTATTTATTccatgtttatatatttatgaatGCTAAATCCCGGTGCTTAAAAAGCTGTTTTAGAGGCCGAGGAGCTGCAGGCGTTTCTTTGAAGCcagctgaacacaaacatctgtGGAATCACAACAACGACACAAGGTGCAAAGGTGTGATGGCCTCTTGGTTTCATCAAAAGCTGTGCGCAGTTTATATTTATTGTATtctaaatttacatttttaaaaaaaatgtccgcCCATGTCTTAGAACCATTATGAAAGTTAACGCACAAGTTCAATATAGCACAtctcattgtattttttttacatagagGGTAAAAGTATAGGCATGAAGGTGGCATGATTCATATCAAGGCTCAAaagaatcagaaaaacaaacatgaataaatagaAAGTGCTAACcttagcagaaaaaaaaaaaaaagaatttcttctcttaaaaaaaaaacaaaaaaaacaaactgcagtgtGAAAAGTCTCAAGCTCCGGTTACCCAGCAAAGAAATTTAAAACAAGCCATCTAAAGCACGCGGACTGACGCTAAGCAGAGTGAATGCTATTGTGAGAGAGAGCAATGGACATACTGTAGTTGGGCGTCTGAACTTATCTATAAATTATAAAGTTTACTGTACCTAAACAGCTTATCACTACACATTAACGACTAGGAAAAACTCTTCTTCTGTTCCTAGAATTCATCCGACGCATGTGGTCGTAATCGACATattcagacagagagaagaaggcATTCTGGAgctgagagacacacagagcagcGTTTCCTCAGAAGCTACTGCTGAAcccaaatcatttttttctcatcattCAAAGAAAACCTAGCACAATATATTGTTAGAGTTCAAATTCTGCATGTCagattttgttcattttcagtACTTATTCAACCATGTTTGAAAGAACCatttaaaaacagttgaaagctttgggatatttaaaaaaaaaagggttttaatGACAAGGTCATTAAAAGTCATGCACGCTGCAAATAACTGCATGCAGTAGTTATGGTAACCCATCCAagcactttttatttattaatagtcataaacacacacagcagcttcatcagagGAGCCTATGCCCTCTTGACTTTTGAATGTGGAGTATTTATACGGAGAGCCGTTTGCATGTCACAGGAAGCAAAGGTCTGCCACAGCTGCCTGTAACATTTACCTGATAAAGAAAAGTTATGTGGATTGATTATCAActtcatatatattttatatatatttatatatttctcttCTCTCGCTCGCTCACTCAGTTGCTATTGCGCACTCGCACATTTATCCCACTTGctctcatttatttttgtttacaatGTAACAAAAATGGTGACAGGCCTGAAATTACAatcaccaacaaaaaaaaaacaaaaacaaaaacaaaaaaaaaacaaactcagaaaattgaggagggagaaaggagggtGAGGCCAGggaggactgctgctgtttgctgccCATCACTGACAGttgcagcagagaggacacaGTCTGCTTGATGCTCGGACATCAAAGAGGAGGCGGCGGAGGCTCCTTCCCCATGGAGCTGCGCTCTCTGAGCTGGAGGTTCTCCAGCGCCACATCTAAAGGCATGATATCCACGCAGCCCATAGCTCCGAAGTCGGCGAAGTCTCGGCGCTCTTCCTCGTCGGAAGAGGAGCTCTCTTCGTGCATCAGCGTGGACAGAAGCAGCTCCTGGACAAACAGGCTGCGGTCTGCGCGCTCTCCTTCTAGAAACTGACGCTCTGCTTCAGACATCTTAGGTTCATTCAACCTGGGAGAAGAGGAAACATTAGCTTTCATGTAAAAAATTGGATTTGAACTTATAGCATAAAATCTAAGACTTTACACCCTAAACAATGTGTCAATATTGAAATTGATATCCAATGTCAATATTTTTTGtaaactttttatttatgtaaaagCCTTTTAAGTTAAGGTTAAGGTAAACTTTATTATCCCACAGGTGGGTGGGTGCATACATTCAATTACTTGTTTTATCACTAAAGTACTTTTATCCATTTTGCTATTAGttgcttttccctttttcttttcattcctaTTTTTTCCTATAACTATTTCCTTTTACTATTGTAACTGTTTGTAATGTGTTTTGGTACAATGTTTTAAAATTTGGTagttaaataaagttattattataattgtttTTAAGGTATTGTATAAAAGTTAGAAAATCCATAATCATGACAACACTAGGAGGAACAACTTATTTTGGTAGCTTTATCTGATGTACACAGTTAATCATACAACTTAACAGTTTTAGTAATGTGGGAACGGGAGGCATCACAAATTTGAAGCTTGTGAAGAGAACAGAGGAACAGCTAATTATTTACGCACAAGAACATGgatttttttaacttttcttaTTGATAACAAATCCAAAGAAAAGATCAAATCCCATAATAAACAGACAGGCATCGTCGGGCATCGTCGGTTTACCCAGAGCCTGATAGCTTCTGCCTCTGTGGTCCACAGACTATTAAAGACACGTTAGTAAACCACACTGTTTGACTGGCAGACAGGCTGCTTCATGATGATGAATGTTAACATTGTGGTTTATTTTAAGTCACTCCCACAAACAACGTCCTATTGTTGTAAACCCTTGCTCTTGCACTGAAACAGCCCCCAGTGAATGCTGCTTGAGTAACATTTACTGGAAACTACATTTCACAGCTGTTAAGGAAATTATTCAGTCTTTAATTAAAGAATTGAGAACATATTTTCAGCTTTGTTGGAACCAAAGGGGCTGAGAGTGTGAAGCCAGACTGTTTCAAAGTTGAGCTAAAGCATCATTGGTTTTGGATTTGTTGAGAATTATAAAAAATTAGAGTATTGTCAACAGGGTAACCTACAAacagaaaagtcagaggatgtGTGGATTTTCCTGTCTCTAAGATCATCAATAACTTCTCGGTATGTTATATATCGCGCATCCCCAATTATCTTTAATATCACAACCTAATTTATGACGGTAACTACACTCATAGAGGACAGAACAAAGTTTCGGTGCACAGGTATTTGGAGAAAGGTGATGTGGAGAAAATTCtaaagattatttttcaaacatctaCGTTAATTGAAAACCCCTTAATATCGGCAATAAATAACCCAATTTCCTATTCACGTAAGCCTGTCAGAGGTGTGCAAAAACCATTGATTTCCCAGTAAACATCATCTTTAATTGTGTTCACTAAGTGCCGTAAACCACATTACGAACCATCCAGCTGGCCACACTCACCGTGCTAATAGGAACTGGGAGTTGTGGGACGAGGATGAGGGATTGCTTTCACCCACAGTGGCAGTGTTGGCAGTTGCTGTGCTGGGTGGAGGGATGGTGGTGCCAGTGTTGCCTGGGTTGTTGCTGCGTCGTGTCGCGTGGCGTCCCGTCTCCACTTGCTGCCGTGCTGCCTGAGCCTGCTGTCGCTCCAACTGCAGTTGcatctggagctgctggagctgggagGCCGAAGGCCCTGACGAGTTGATTTGCCCCCCTGCTGCGCGCCGCACACCTGACAGCTGAGACAACAACTCTGCAGGagagacaacaaaaacaggctTCACTGACGGCTGTTTCTAAATAAGTCATGATTTCAAAAAAACGACACTGCCAACAATCAGAGACAGAAGAACACAGGGATTCCAAGAGAAATAGTTAATTCATTAGACTTTTAAAGAGATTATATAACTTTAGTTAAAAAATATTCTAGAATATCAATATTAAATTCTATCCTGGCAGAAACAGAttaaacacagtgtgtgtgtgtgtgtgtgtttgtgtgtacattaAGAAAAAAGTGCCAAATATTCATGTGATTTCCACACAGACTTTTCAAAACAGTTTTGAGTCAGTAATTACagggtgagaagaaaaatatatgtaaagtgGGACACGTCCATCTGTTTGCAGTTATACAAGTACACTTAGTACACTCTCCATGCAAAAGGCACTTTAAGATAGTATCTCTGCTTGAGCTCTGTACCTACTTTGGCTGTGTCAAGAGTTAATAATACAGTCGCCCATAAGGACAGAagacacacaaaagcacaacattaacaaaaaatgttttaatgcttGAGATGTTTCCACTTTTTTGTTTAAGACTTTATAGCAGTTTTAGATTTCAGTTCATCATCTTAATGTTTGTGCTTTTGTATGTCTTTTGTCCTTTGAGCCTCTGTAAAATATACCTCTGATGTTAAACAGCTTGTTTTTAGCATTATTGATTAATGAATAAGATAAATAAGAATGCTGGTAATACATATGTTATAAGTCATCTtacaagaattttttttttttttttaccaagtttGGCTTAAATTCATCAAAAGTTCCTGTGAAAAAGTGATGCTACAGATGGCTAAACATGTTCATAGTCATCTATAAAATGGACTCTGGTGGTATATAATTAGTTTTGGGACTAATCAAAGATCCAACTCTTCCCGTCAGGCAGTGATGAGCCTCCTAGTACACCAGTGAGTACACCAGTGAGTACACCAGTATAACTCTGATTCTCACCTGCGATTGGGTCCATTGCTTCTCTGTTACTCGGGGTATAGGTGGAGCTCtgtgatgaggaggatgaaagTCCCCCTGTGGAGCCGCTAGTAAAGTGCATATTTGTCCGCCGTGCTCTGGGACCACCCAGTCCTCGTCCAGGGTGAAACATCCTGCGTACGTGTCGAACACTGCTGGACTCATCGTGCACAAGAACTGTTAAGGCTAAATGCAGTAATGTCACAGTATTTTTTTGTATACATTTCTATGTAAACACATATTCATGTAGACTTTTATTCTATGGAGGCCCAGAAAGGATATTAAATCTCTTGGCGCTCTGTGTTCAAGTGTGAGGTGAGCTGTAAAGTCATCTGTGACGTGGTTGGGGTCCCCTCCTGGCAGGGCAGCACATATTGGACAGATCTGAAATGAGAGAGAGGTTTCTGTTTAAGATCTTACAGTGAAATATCAGCGAAGTACCAAGAAACACTGACACTTTTTTAGagtcaccttttaacctgacaCTAAGTGTTGTTAGTGTGCAGCGTTGTAACAAAAGGCAGGTCTGAAAGCAGCTATTGTTCAGGGCTATTTACATGAAATCCAATAAAGTCAGTTAAAACAGCCCTCCTACAAAACTGCCACACTCACAATGGAAATGTAAGATTCAGCACCACATTGGAATTCATGGAATTAAGCTAAATCAaggcagcagaaccagagatggGTCTTTTTAtaccacaaagaaaaaaatcatgtttttattctagTTTCCTTGCCAAAAACTAGtgcccacattacccacaattgTGGCTTCTTCACTGGCACTTTAAGCCGCGTGGAGTTAAACCATCCTGCAGCAATTTGTGTAACACATTACCAGTTTACCACACGGGTAAAGCTCAGCCAGACATAGGATGGACCCTTTATGATAAGCATGTCTGTCCTGCCGGGCTGCGGGGACATCTTGTTACTGAAACCCCGTCTTATTGTTTCACCGTGTTCACTTTCACCTGTTTCGGAAGTTGTGTTAAGTTTCTACTGGTGAAAACTCAACATTTCCTGATTTTACTCCACCATTGTAAATGCTTTTAAATAACTTAACAACAGGAGAGTTTTCTCATAAAGAATTTAACAGAAATTAAACGTGTTAATCACCAACTTAGGAGAGCACTGTTCACCAACACTGCAGGGGGGATGAGTAATTACAGCAGAAAGACAAGCGCTTCATCAGTAGAAaacaccttcaagcaggtagtcctgttgtaatggaaatgcaaaGCCCTGCCACGCTGGTCTGATGAGCCAAGTCAGACAGGGTCAAGCCAAGCCAACACTTGTGCAATGAGAAGCCACAAACTGGACGGCCAACAGTTCAGTCAGACAATCAGGTGCATTGCTTAAATTGCCTTGAGTTGACAGAATCTGATTCTGAAGCTAGCCTCGAGCTGAGATAAGGAGCTTAGAATCTTCTGGTAAGCACACTTCTTACCAACTCCACAGCCCCCTTTAACTTGTTGTCTTCAGGCCCAACGAACAGCGACTCAAGTGACGTCACTTGAAAACATTTATCTACTTCATGTAGCTCTTTCTGGAGCAGATTTGGGGTGTAGACTCAGTGGAGTTCCCCTTTTAGACTAAATAAATCTTGAGTAATGCTTAATGTACCGATATATAAGCAGATGTACTAATTAATACACTGCACATGGGACAATCAGGACATGTTTGCTAGCTGAGCAATTTGGACTGAAGAGAGAAGTACAGCCCCTGGTCTCTCTGTGTAGGTAGTAGCATAACTGTGGTCAAGAGTGATGATACTGAAATGGACATTATAAAGATATAAATCCAGCAACACTCCACACATTAAAATCAAACTAGTACTTCAGTGAGTGGACAGTTAATTGACTTGACAATGAATCAGCAACTATTTTGGTAGTGGGTTTAAAATACCAAACACTGCCTACTTACTTTGTCATACATGAAAGTACACAAATAACTCTACGTTTTAGTCTGTTGATGAAATCTGAACACATCGCCGTGGGCTGTGGGAAATTATAATGGGAATTTGTCATCGTTTTGTACATAAAGACAATTCATTGAGAAAATGAATGTCAGATTAAGcaaaaattcaaataaattacAGCCCAAAATGAAACGCATTTGGTAAAAGGGTGGAAAGGCAGCATTGCTGTGCAGTGAACGCCATCATATGTCAGCAGACCATCAACCTTTATTCATACAGAAGATTTCACCACAAATGACTCCATTGAGGCTAATTACCACACATCACGTTCTTTTGTTCACACAGCCTGCATCACAGCACATCGACACCAGTGCATTACATCCTCGGCTGCCATTTAGAAGCACAGAAACAAGCTACAGAAACACTTCCTCTccaacagctgttttctttacttttggTTTGAggaaaatgacattaaaaagaCAAGAATGACATTGTTCTACATTTCCTTAACTGTCAATGAATCCAATTAAAAGGTCAAAACCATCAATCAACTGATCCTACTAACAAGAATTGTCTGTGTATCCAATCCTCTGTGCCATAGTGCTCTATTCTTAtctaaaagaaaatatgaatgagCATCATTGTTGCACTGGGTGGCATGTTTCTACGTTACGATGAACACGGGCACTGTACTCTATTTTGAGTCAATCCCACATCCAACATCCTGCTGATGTAAATACACATCAGTGCATTGCATCTGTATTCATCCATCGCTGTAAACAGCCCCAAACAAATGCACCATTTATTAATGCTTGAGAAAAACCACAGCAGTCAGCCGTTTTAGAAAATTACTTAGCTGTTCTAAAAAGTTAGACTATATATTTATGATGTGTTTTTAGAGATATACACCTTAGTATGAACACATGGCCTTCGGGCTAAGTGCAGACAGGTTTGGGAGGTTGTGAATACAGAATACAGAATACAGTGAGACAGAATAACAGATTGCTGGTTTTGGTGTTTTAGTTGAAGAAAAAGTACAGAATAACAGCAGCCTTATCCATCAAAGCCCCTCACGTTTAAGAGGCAACGCCCTCCCTGCTATTGACTTTGCAACAAAATCCAACACAGTCTTTTCACTGTTGCGACTTGGTTTCACTTGGCATAAGTGGTCGACTGGTGCACAAATATGACTAGTTGGGTCTACAAAGGTCTCTTTTTTAATCCATCACTGCTAGCAGAGCTGCAGTTGTCCCACAGTCTACCTGCTAGCCAGACAGGCAGTGTCAGAAGCAGCCCGACTCTCTGTGTTGCCTTGCTCAGATTATAAGCAGTGGACAACGCTTATAAAAAGTCTGAACTGTAGTGATGCCAACAGAGGAGCATGAAAAAAAAGTATAGCTCCATCATAACTTGCTTGCTAGCTAATGTGACGTTACCGCTGATTTGTTAATGACAGTCCAGCATTTTAAAGTAGCTAAAAGCTGCATGCTCCCTCTTTAATGGCATATGACGCCTGAAATTTAACTTAAGTCCAGCGGTAAGGTTACTGCACTTTGTATTGCTCCATTAATATCAGGGCAGATTGGCAGGATAGGAGCATGGTTGCTAATGTTTGCTCATATAGCACCGCTAATGTAAAAGGCCAGCACAGAGGAAACTGATGACTGATGATGTAACTCAAAAGTGCAATTGAAAACAAAGGGTAGGGATAAATTTGGAAATATCATTGAGTCAAAATCTGTAATCATGATCCTTTAATGTGTGCAACATACTCACCACCTCTGTGGAAGTCTCTGCATGTTCTGAGGTGACATGCTCCTGTAGGGACGTCTCTGTAAAGCCCATCTTGCCACAGTAAGGACATGTGAATGACTGGGGTTGCTCTACTGAAAACGTGTCTCCTCCATAATACAGGTCTGCAAGAACACAGTAAACAGCAAAATGTCAATCAATACTTTGACTaataacacaaatataaaataatataaaagtaCACTCAACAACTGACATGAAGCAGGGCTAAAAATACACTGAATGATTTGTAATCACACAGCAGGTGACAGTCAAGTCATGAAATATGTAATAATCATGACGAGACAGACGTATCTGTCTGCGCTTTCAGACAGCTCCTTACCATAGTCTACCCTGGTTAATATACACTGCATGGGGTGCTCTGTGGTGTGTCTTGTCGTTGTAGCTCCGCTCTCGTAGCACGATGCACACAGGTCGTAGTCGTAGCAAATTAAACACTTGAACCGCCTTCCTCTAAAGTTCCCTTTTAAACATGCATCGCAGCTCACACCtgcaaaagagaaagagaaagacgtAAAGTCAAACAAGTGGACTTGACAATAAAGTTACAAATTCCTTATAACTGCGCCTGCGAAGGCCGACTGTGAGAAGGCAATCTCTATCTGCGGGCCAGTCTCACTTACATGAGCATGTGTTTTGGACTGGCACCAACCCACAAGTGCCAGCAATGAAGAACTCTGGCATTCCAGCAAGCAAAATCTCAAAGAGACGccaaaaacacactaaaaaacTGAAAGCTGTTTTCATTAGAGCTTTTGTTACTCATTAATAGCACCATCCACACATTCTCAGGTAGCATATCTGGATCTAAATGAACTGAACTGTTCAAGAGACACAGGAAGTAGAGTTGAAACAAACCCAAAATGCACTCTCCAAATAGATGATCACTATTATTACAAATCCATATATCAAATATTATTGCATCTTTCTGCTTTTCCGCTCTCTACTACATGATTACGATGAAGAACTATTCCAGCACTGGCCTACTGCTCTGCAAACACAACCGGTTATTTTCTATGAGACATCATAGTTATATCATTATACACAATACTCCAACTTCTGACTCACTGACATTTCCTTTAAAAGGGTAAAACGCCTTGTTTGGGGAACGTTGGCTAGTATTAAAGTATCTAGGGTACTTCCTTTGTTGAGACCGATCTGTAGCCTTGCAACCAAAGGCTTCAAAATATGAAGAGTAAATTGccacaaaaagtaacatttattaACCAACCCCGGTCctgaacaaacaaatcaacTGGCAGCTATCAGTGTTGATGAAAGGTTGGTTGCACCACAGCAGGGTTCACAGAGGTATTTATCCCCCCTGGGTGGTATTAAGTGTGTGTGCCCTCCTCATTTGATCATACAGCCCACTTCCACCAGTAATTATGAGGGCCTGGAAAATGATTGAGTGTCTTCATCTCAAAAACTAGCCTGCCCACCAGGGAGCAAGTTAACAAGTACTTTGTCGTCCTACTTAAACCAAGCTACTTCAGTATTCCCCTTAGTCCAGCTGGGGCtatctgactgcattgtgctcCTGTTTGCATTATAGAACACCATAGCAACTTCTGGGGTGATCAAACATGATGACCTCCTGTCTGGCCTGCTACAACTAACATAATGTGGGGACTGAAGGGAGCCAAAATTCACACCCTCCATCTGGTTTACAGTTAAAAACATGCCGTAACTTAACCCTGGCTAGCTAGTAGCTCGCCAGCTAGCTAACTTAGTGACTGGTTTATGGTCAGAGGCCTCAGactttctgtcttcttcttgaTGACAGTGCATTCGCTAACAACATTAGGTTATGTGACCAGACGGGACAGTATGgcgctaacattagcattacgGGGCTCTTAAATCAGCAGCCGAATACGAAATATAAGCAAAATATTATCAACAGCTAAACTTGGGCATACTGTTATGGTAGTGTACAACTAGGAGTGTTATTGGAGTCAGTGTTTGTCAGCATTAAGTCGCAGCTACTGCAACGATTCCTTATGTTAGCATACAGTAGCCTGCTCGCTAGCCCTAGCTAACATAAGGTAACGCAGCACCTAGCAACGGCTAACTGCTAAGCTCCGCAATGTTGCCGTATCATTGCGAGCAGGTTTAGAGAAGCTTCAACGTTTTGCCTCAAATTAAGGGACACTAGCGATATGTGTACACCGGAGCTGCAGATTGGAAATGCGCGTATGTCGGGACAAGTCTGAAAACAAGCCGCGAAAAACGCAACACTCCCCCCTGACTCGAATAAGCACT is a genomic window containing:
- the kcmf1 gene encoding E3 ubiquitin-protein ligase KCMF1, with product MSRHEGVSCDACLKGNFRGRRFKCLICYDYDLCASCYESGATTTRHTTEHPMQCILTRVDYDLYYGGDTFSVEQPQSFTCPYCGKMGFTETSLQEHVTSEHAETSTEVICPICAALPGGDPNHVTDDFTAHLTLEHRAPRDLDESSSVRHVRRMFHPGRGLGGPRARRTNMHFTSGSTGGLSSSSSQSSTYTPSNREAMDPIAELLSQLSGVRRAAGGQINSSGPSASQLQQLQMQLQLERQQAQAARQQVETGRHATRRSNNPGNTGTTIPPPSTATANTATVGESNPSSSSHNSQFLLARLNEPKMSEAERQFLEGERADRSLFVQELLLSTLMHEESSSSDEEERRDFADFGAMGCVDIMPLDVALENLQLRERSSMGKEPPPPPL